A part of Hippea maritima DSM 10411 genomic DNA contains:
- a CDS encoding transketolase family protein, with protein MEFKATREAYGKALVEIGKIDDKVVALDADLSGSTKSAEFRKQFPDRFFNLGIAEANMAGVAAGLALSGLKPYASSFAVFITGRAFEIIRQSICYQNLHVVLCGSHSGISVGEDGGSHQSVADIALMRSLPNMKVIVPADYNETYQAILSSLNMDGPVYIRTSRAKSPVFMQDEPFEVGRSKVVKEGKSATLFACGMMVYLALEAAELLKGGGVELEVVNVSSIKPLDRETIYNSAKKTGRVFSLEEHSIIGGLGSAIAEFLTEELPIFVHKIGLEDVFGESGSKDDLFCKYGFTKEAIAERIKEKLNG; from the coding sequence CCCTGGTTGAGATAGGAAAGATAGATGATAAGGTGGTTGCGTTGGATGCAGACTTGAGTGGCTCAACAAAATCTGCAGAGTTTAGAAAGCAGTTCCCCGATAGATTTTTTAATTTGGGTATAGCAGAGGCCAATATGGCAGGTGTGGCTGCAGGCCTTGCGCTGTCTGGCCTAAAACCGTATGCTTCAAGCTTTGCCGTGTTTATCACAGGCAGGGCGTTTGAGATAATAAGGCAGTCTATATGTTATCAGAACTTGCATGTGGTTTTGTGTGGCTCTCATTCGGGGATTAGTGTAGGTGAGGATGGTGGATCTCATCAATCGGTTGCAGATATTGCCTTGATGAGGTCGCTTCCCAATATGAAGGTTATCGTGCCTGCTGATTATAACGAAACCTATCAGGCTATTTTGTCAAGTCTGAATATGGATGGGCCTGTCTATATACGCACATCAAGGGCTAAATCACCCGTATTTATGCAGGATGAGCCGTTTGAGGTTGGCAGGTCTAAGGTTGTAAAAGAGGGTAAGTCAGCCACGCTGTTTGCCTGCGGCATGATGGTTTATTTAGCGCTTGAGGCTGCGGAATTGTTAAAAGGTGGTGGTGTTGAGCTTGAGGTTGTTAATGTATCATCGATAAAACCATTGGATAGAGAAACTATTTATAACTCTGCCAAAAAAACCGGCAGGGTGTTTAGCCTTGAGGAGCATTCAATAATAGGCGGGTTGGGTTCTGCTATTGCTGAGTTTTTGACCGAGGAGTTACCCATTTTTGTTCATAAAATAGGCCTTGAGGATGTATTTGGAGAATCCGGCTCAAAAGATGATCTATTCTGTAAATACGGCTTTACAAAAGAAGCTATAGCTGAAAGGATAAAAGAAAAACTCAATGGTTGA